The following are encoded in a window of Panicum virgatum strain AP13 chromosome 5N, P.virgatum_v5, whole genome shotgun sequence genomic DNA:
- the LOC120673700 gene encoding protein VAPYRIN-like: protein MLPSTSSIAGCCPPIPHSLAPLILSSSRQQLPFSQEIMAAAADPASSAAAERLLEVSEEEVVIDFKPDAKCRADLRLRSLHPSLPVAFKVQTSSPLKFLVSPPRGAVQPLSSASLRVVLRPQAHPPPSFPRSRADRFLVLSSLSAARLDAATDDTGGCGGGGVSAVRLRVFFGGPYLLRLAADAGDAAAVRLILRRQPHLLPFLEPQPAAPDAAEQWAPLHAAAARGDCGEVRRLGPEALAARDREGRTVLHAAAAAGEAEAVAVLVDMGADTSAADARGRTPMDVAREKGYQEVVDVLERWELVMTAARRGDLQSLESLLGKRAGVRGRDQYGLTALHLAAIKGHSDAVALLAGSGCMDIECEDVEGHRPLHLAVEGGHAEAVELLLDMGADVNARTRRGATPLQMAEAMGHEAIAQLLCGRGAEVPAAPALCVASSSSSSISCA, encoded by the exons ATGCTGCCTTCTACTTCTTCCATTGCTGGCTGCTGCCCCCCCATCCCGCACTCGCTCGCTCCTTTGATCCTTTcctccagcaggcagcagctccCCTTCTCTCAAGAAAtaatggccgcggcggcggacccAGCGTCCTCGGCAGCCGCTGAGCGGCTGCTGGAGGtgtcggaggaggaggtggtaaTAGACTTCAAGCCCGACGCCAAGTGCCGCGCCGACCTCCGCCTCCGCTCCCTGCACCCGTCCCTCCCCGTCGCCTTCAAGGTCCAGACCTCCTCCCCGCTCAAGTTCCTCGTCAGCCCGCCGCGCGGCGCCGTGCAGCCGCTCTCCTCGGCGTCCCTCCGCGTCGTGCTCCGCCCGCAGGCGCACCCGCCGCCGTCGTTCCCGCGCTCCCGCGCCGACCGCTTCCTCGTCCTCTCCTCGCtctccgccgcgcgcctcgacgccgccaccgacgacaccggcggctgcggcggcggcggcgtcagcgCCGTCCGCCTACGCGTGTTCTTCGGCGGGCCGTAcctgctccgcctcgccgcggacgccggcgacgccgcggccgTGCGGCTCATCCTCCGCCGGCAGCCGCACCTTCTGCCGTTCCTCGAGCCCCAGCCCGCGGCGCCCGACGCCGCCGAGCAGTGGGCGCCGCTgcacgcggcggccgcgaggggGGACTGCGGGGAGGTGAGGCGGCTGGGGCCCGAGGCGCTGGCCGCGCGCGACCGCGAGGGGAGGACGGTCCtgcacgccgcggccgcggccggcgaggcggaggcggtggccgtGCTGGTGGACATGGGCGCCGACACATCGGCGGCCGACGCGCGCGGGAGGACGCCCATGGACGTGGCGCGCGAGAAGGGATAC CAAGAGGTGGTGGACGTGCTGGAGCGGTGGGAGCTGGTcatgacggcggcgaggcgcggcgacCTCCAGAGCCTCGAGTCCCTGCTGGGCAAGCGCGCGGGGGTCCGCGGCCGCGACCAGTACGGCCTGACGGCGCTCCACCTGGCGGCGATCAAGGGCCACAGCGACGCGGTCGCCTTGCTGGCTGGGTCAGGGTGCATGGACATCGAGTGCGAGGACGTGGAAGGGCACAGGCCGCTgcacctcgccgtcgagggCGGCCACGCCGAGGCCGTGGAGCTGCTGCTGGACATGGGCGCCGACGTCAATGCCAGGACCAGGCGCGGCGCCACGCCGCTCCAGATGGCGGAGGCCATGGGGCACGAGGCCATCGCCCAGCTCCTGTGCGGCAGGGGGGCGGAGGTGCCCGCTGCGCCGGCGCTGTGCGTCGCGTCGTCATCTTCGTCGTCCATCTCGTGCGCCTGA